The Nymphaea colorata isolate Beijing-Zhang1983 chromosome 11, ASM883128v2, whole genome shotgun sequence genome includes the window GATCATAAGCAAAAACCAGTTTCATGGTTATCAACTTTTATGTTCAAAGCCTGGTCTTCTCTTGTCAATCTTTTTTGCCCCCCAAATATGACAAAACAAGATATTTTCACCGACAAtttgtattaattttttctttcaaagacTACAAAAGATCAGTTGCAAGATCACGATCTTGgctcaaacattttttaaatattttctgttTGCCTTTTAACGAATGGATCTTTGGCCTGTCTCTCCTTTCTTGAAGGCAAAAAACGAATGCATACAGTGACTCCATACAAggtgttcataaaaaatcaagttgCAGAAGATGAAAAGTGCTCCTCAAGTTTGGGAAAATGTGCTTTAAAAATATACTAGAAACAAGTTCCATTATTATGACAAGTTCCAGCGGAGGAACTCGCAGAATTCCACATAAAAATGTATAGATTTTTCCATATGACAAGCATATATAATAATATGAAACCAAGTACATGTACAATCTCAGACAAAGTGACCATCAAAAGAGCACAAGCAGAACTGccaaattaagttaaaaaaaaggaataaaaagaaGCTCTTAACTGCACACAGTCAACTAGTCCATGAATCTAAACTCGATCATTCGTCTTACGGTGGAAGATGACGTCTGCCATCTACTTGATCAAACAGAGCAGAACTGCAAGAACAGAAATGGGTAGGCTCGAGGCGAGCAGCAGGAGCATCCCCAGAGCCACGCCGGGCCTTGTGCTCATCAGAAACCTCTGCAACTGACCCACCCCTTCGCACACATCCGCATAATACGAGGCATAGTACCTCTTCTCCCACTTCATCCAGTGCGACGGCGCCTCCCACTTGCTCTCCGCCATCTTCATCTCCTGAATCCTCATCCTCAGCACAATCATGTTCTCGTCCACCATCCTGCCACCCAACCTCCAGTCGTCGGAATCTTTTCCGGCCGTCCCCTGCATCCGCAAGCACGGCCGCCTGGTACGGGTCCTGAAGTAAGGATGGAGCAGCGGCTTGAAAATCAGAGGACTCCTCGAAGCGGCTTTCATGGTGGCTGTTGATCTTTATGCGTCAGGTTCTTTGATGATGAGAACGATGTCTATGGATATGTACTGGAGCGTGCTTAGCAGTGCAAGCAGATGAACATTGCGTGTTAAAAGCAAGTGAGCACGCTGATCGCACGCGCTTGCTGAAGCACAAAAATTATTGGGAGGGGGAGGTCGGCACTTCTCGTGGAATACAGAGACAACTCGATCGTCACGGACCTCAGATGTAATTAGCCTTTTGATATCAATAAAGTAATTTGATCTCGGATGGGTCTTTGTCTTTGAAAGGATTACGAAACGTCGCCTCGGCGAACAACAAAACGACTGCCTAACTTTTGAATTCCATCGTGCAGGCGCTCAAAAAGATTAAAAGTAATTCTCAAGTTGTTGTCCCCAAAAagtattattaaaaaattaacaataaaattttaaaaaacctTGCCGACGGCAACCATGATGACCCCGCACCCTGGCCGCCATTAACCCCTGCCGTCAAACAAGAGGCAGACAAGACAAGACAAGCGAGGGTTTAAAGCAGTCCATCCACTAACAGCAAGGGTGGGCGGGCTGCTGTCAACCGCATCCTCGCCGCCGGGGGACGGTCGCCGTCTGTCGGCGATGCTCGCTTGTCGATTGATGGTCGACGGGCTGTCGTCGACCATAATTGACGCTCGACGGCCGACGAGGATCAATGGCAGCTCGcgtaaaattttgtttgttgttttcttttcaagttcTGGTAAAATATCCTTTAGGAgtgcaattttattttttgttttattattttaaccTTCTTTATCAAGAACAATGACGATGCATACGATATGAAATTAATGGGTCAAGCAGTTGTTTGTTGCGggcattttccaattttttttccttttatcacGTTAATAAGATTTTATAAGGAAAGAGAATTCGTCGATCGAAAATTACTAAAATTTCGAATTATACGATCTTACTTTTACATCCCAACAAATTGTTCACACGATCGATTCGTGAGCATCGAACATAGATGTTGTATTCTGTATTGGTAAGGGGTTAAAgaagacagattcataaaataaaacagTTGTAATAATATTTCAGAAATCtgacacatttaaaaaaaaaagattcacgAAACGATAAAATACTATTGGTGCTAAATGGCCTCAAATGTCacaattttgaggaaatttCTGAAGGTTAAGCTGATTACCTCCGATCTCAGATCGATCGGAGGTGGGATCTCATtttgagatcctcagtttaaCAAAGAACAACACATATGAACTccttggatttcagatccacgAAGGGCCTGAAATCCACGGGCTTCAGGTCCGACCAGCAGAGGTCGTGGCTCTTTTTTCAGCAATGTGGTTGCCCTCTTTTTCCAGCAATGTGGTTGCCCTCTTTTTCCAGCAAGCCGTTCCTCCTTtccaagggagagagagagagtcgccTGGACATGGCCGTCGCCGGCAATGGCACCTCGCCGAAAACCCATTCGTCGGCGGCCCTCGCATGCTCTCACGGGTGAGCATCGGTGCGTTGGTGAGCGACATGCGTTGA containing:
- the LOC116264720 gene encoding uncharacterized protein LOC116264720, coding for MKAASRSPLIFKPLLHPYFRTRTRRPCLRMQGTAGKDSDDWRLGGRMVDENMIVLRMRIQEMKMAESKWEAPSHWMKWEKRYYASYYADVCEGVGQLQRFLMSTRPGVALGMLLLLASSLPISVLAVLLCLIK